GGCGGCACGGCCGACGCCGCGACCGGCTGGCGACCCGGCGCCGGCGACGCCGACGCCCGGGTGCTCGTCGTCGACAACTACGACTCGTTCGCGTACAACCTCGTCCAGTACGTGGGCGAGGTCGCCGGCGCGGTCGCGGTCCGGCGGAACGACGCGGTCGACCTCGCCGGGATCCGCGCGCTCGATCCCGACGGCGTCGTCGTCTCGCCGGGGCCGGGCACCCCGGCGGAGGCGGGCGTCTCGACCGCCGTCTTCGACCTTGCTCGTCCCGTCCTCGGCGTCTGTCTCGGCCACCAGGCGCTGTGCGCGAACCGCGGGAGCCGGGTGCGCCACGCCCCGGAGGTCGTCCACGGGAAGCCGTCGACGATCACCCACGACGGCTCTGGCGTCTTCGCCGGGCTCCCAGACCGGCTCCGGGTCGGGCGGTATCACTCGCTGTGCGTCGAGCGCGGCGACCTCCCCGACGAGCTCGTCGAGACGGCTCGCACCGAGGACGAACGGGAGGTCGTGATGGGCGTGCGCGACCGCAAGCGCCCCCACATCGGCGTGCAGTTCCACCCCGAGAGCATCCTCACGCCGCGGGGGAAGGCGATGGTGGCGAACTTCGTGGAGGGGTGCGAGACGCATGAGTGAGGAACTTCAATACCACGTCGACGGCGAGGTCGTGCCCGCCAGCGAGGCGACGGTCTCGGTCGAGGACCGCGGGTTCGCCTACGGCGACGCCGCCTTCGAGACGATGCGCGCGTACGGCGGCGCCGTCTTCCGGTGGGAGGACCACGCCACCCGGCTCGCCGACACCTGCGACACCCTCGGGCTCGATCACGATCTCGCGGACGCGGACCTGAAGGCCCGGATCGACGAGACGCTCGCCGCGAACGACCTCGCCGACGCCTACGTGAAGCTCTCGATCACCCGCGGCGTCCAGCCCGGCACGCTCGACCCGAAACCGGCGGTCGACCCGACCGTCGTCGTCATCGCGAAGCCGCTCCCCCGGGGGGGCATCGACTCGGAGCCGGTCCACGACGGGCCGGCCGCCGTCCAGACGACGAAGACGCGCAAGCCCTCCTCTCGCGCGCTCCCGGCCGACGCGAAGACGCACAACTACCTCAACGGAATCCTCGCACGGCTGGAGCTCCGGGTCACCGGCGCCGACGAGGCGCTCATGCTCGACCCCGCCGGCGACGTCGCGGAGGGCGCGACCGCGAACGTCTTCTTCGCGGACGGGACCGCCCTCAAGACGCCCTCGCTCGACGGGCCGATCCTCCCCGGCGTCACCCGCCGGACCGTGATCGAGATCGCCGAGGAGGAGGGGATCCCGGTGGAGGAGGGGACGTACGCGCCGGACGCGGTCCGCGAGGCCGACGAGGTCTTCCTCACCAACTCGACGTGGGAGATCCGGCCCGTCGAGACGGTCGACGGCCTCGCGGTCGACGGCGACGGCGAGGGCGTCGAGGGGCCCCTGACGACCCTGCTCTCGCGGCTGTTCGACCGACGCGTGGAGGAGCGCTACTACGACGGCGAGCGGCTGTAGTCGGCGGCGTTTGTTTATATGAACACAGCGGTGGCGCGCCCCGGTGAGCGGCCCGGAGGGCCGCGAACCGACGGTGCGAGGGAGTCGGTCGCCGTAGGCGACCGACGAGGCTGGGGAGGCGTGAGGCGCGGTTGCGGTGCGGTCGGGCGGGACTCAAAGGGGCAGTCGCGAGGCGGTCGCAGGCGACGTAAGCACCGCAGGGAGCGAACGGAGTGAGCGACTGAGGGCACAGCGAGCGTGCGACCGCCTCGCGACTGGGGCTTTGGAGGTGTTCGCCGTCGATCCAGTATCAATCATTTATAAGCGATTGGTTGGAGCTTCGGGGGTGCTCTCTGTGGGTCACCGCTCGGCAACACCCGACGTTCGAGCCCGGTCCCAGCCGCTATCACAGCGT
Above is a window of Halorubrum depositum DNA encoding:
- a CDS encoding anthranilate synthase component II, giving the protein MTDASWPDPGGAADAAGGTADAATGWRPGAGDADARVLVVDNYDSFAYNLVQYVGEVAGAVAVRRNDAVDLAGIRALDPDGVVVSPGPGTPAEAGVSTAVFDLARPVLGVCLGHQALCANRGSRVRHAPEVVHGKPSTITHDGSGVFAGLPDRLRVGRYHSLCVERGDLPDELVETARTEDEREVVMGVRDRKRPHIGVQFHPESILTPRGKAMVANFVEGCETHE
- a CDS encoding aminotransferase class IV, with translation MSEELQYHVDGEVVPASEATVSVEDRGFAYGDAAFETMRAYGGAVFRWEDHATRLADTCDTLGLDHDLADADLKARIDETLAANDLADAYVKLSITRGVQPGTLDPKPAVDPTVVVIAKPLPRGGIDSEPVHDGPAAVQTTKTRKPSSRALPADAKTHNYLNGILARLELRVTGADEALMLDPAGDVAEGATANVFFADGTALKTPSLDGPILPGVTRRTVIEIAEEEGIPVEEGTYAPDAVREADEVFLTNSTWEIRPVETVDGLAVDGDGEGVEGPLTTLLSRLFDRRVEERYYDGERL